One window from the genome of Streptomyces cadmiisoli encodes:
- a CDS encoding DoxX family protein — MSAGLLLLRLLLAALLFGHAAQKLLGWFRGLGPDGTAAVFESWGFRPGRPMVLLAGTCELVGAVLLGAGAVTPLAAAVVMGTMIVAAAPSAANGLWAHLGGCEVPFLYGSLALVVAVTGPGNWSVDHAVGADDFSGVPWAVAAAVLAAVSAVPPLLLRRRNLRGAGEDVEAGRVGP, encoded by the coding sequence ATGAGCGCCGGCCTGCTGCTCCTGCGGCTGCTGCTGGCCGCACTGCTGTTCGGACACGCCGCCCAGAAACTCCTGGGGTGGTTCCGGGGCCTGGGACCCGACGGCACCGCCGCCGTCTTCGAGAGCTGGGGCTTCCGGCCGGGCAGGCCCATGGTGCTGCTGGCCGGGACGTGCGAGCTGGTCGGTGCCGTCCTCCTCGGGGCCGGTGCGGTGACGCCGCTCGCCGCGGCCGTCGTCATGGGCACCATGATCGTCGCCGCGGCGCCCAGCGCCGCCAACGGGCTCTGGGCTCACCTCGGAGGCTGCGAAGTCCCCTTTCTCTACGGCTCTCTCGCGCTGGTCGTCGCGGTGACCGGACCGGGGAACTGGTCGGTGGACCACGCCGTCGGCGCGGACGACTTCTCGGGGGTGCCGTGGGCGGTCGCCGCCGCGGTGCTGGCGGCCGTCTCGGCGGTACCGCCGCTGCTCCTTCGCCGGCGAAACCTGCGCGGCGCAGGTGAGGACGTCGAGGCGGGCCGAGTCGGACCGTGA
- a CDS encoding extradiol ring-cleavage dioxygenase gives MAELVAVIASTHHPFYYRASTATGEDRPPFADTWVAKIEKFRETLTRARPDVLVMVGSDHFHQLWLDNMPQFLVGKAPFYDANFYNEEREFGLPRMLLKGHEELSAHVLRQGLDAGFDLAFSNELRIDHSITCPIITLRPEADLPIVPLYTNIFAPPLPQPKRFVQLGRSIREIIESWPANQRVAVIGTGHLSLELGGPRQFGAHGPDPEFDRRAVEWIANGDIEGCLSEVTLDSLHLPGNATHGFMDFMLMMGVAGEGAKADHVDTLDLFHTMEAYFTWYPKGVPA, from the coding sequence GTGGCAGAGCTCGTCGCAGTCATCGCCTCGACCCACCATCCGTTCTACTACCGCGCCAGCACGGCCACCGGTGAGGACCGGCCCCCGTTCGCCGACACCTGGGTGGCCAAGATCGAGAAGTTCCGGGAGACCCTGACCCGGGCCCGCCCCGATGTGCTGGTGATGGTCGGCTCCGACCACTTCCACCAACTGTGGCTGGACAACATGCCGCAGTTCCTGGTGGGCAAGGCACCGTTCTACGACGCGAACTTCTACAACGAGGAACGCGAGTTCGGCCTGCCCAGGATGCTGCTCAAGGGGCACGAGGAGCTCTCCGCCCACGTACTGCGCCAGGGCCTGGACGCCGGATTCGACCTCGCCTTCAGCAACGAGCTTCGCATCGACCACTCCATCACCTGCCCGATCATCACCCTCCGCCCCGAGGCGGACCTGCCGATCGTGCCCCTCTACACCAACATCTTCGCGCCGCCGCTGCCGCAGCCGAAGCGGTTCGTGCAGCTGGGGCGCAGCATCCGCGAGATCATCGAGAGCTGGCCCGCGAACCAGCGCGTCGCCGTCATCGGCACCGGACACCTCTCCCTCGAACTCGGCGGGCCACGCCAGTTCGGGGCACACGGGCCGGATCCCGAGTTCGACCGACGGGCGGTCGAGTGGATAGCCAACGGGGACATCGAGGGCTGCCTGTCCGAGGTCACCCTGGACAGCCTGCATCTGCCGGGCAACGCCACCCACGGTTTCATGGACTTCATGCTGATGATGGGAGTCGCCGGCGAGGGCGCCAAGGCCGATCACGTCGACACGCTCGACCTGTTCCACACCATGGAGGCCTACTTCACCTGGTATCCGAAGGGGGTTCCGGCATGA
- a CDS encoding citrate/2-methylcitrate synthase: MQRPDPDRPPRYPTSLGTSDTSTITLLGHDLAADLMGQVGFGELAFWMSAQRRPTPAEVRVFEAVLVALADHGFTPTAIAARLTYLSAPDSLQGALAAGLLGGGSRFLGVTEDCGRFLHEAITTHAERLPHSSDDSADPGGSGESGGSDERAWDEVALELVEAARKERRLIPGLGHPVHKVQDPRTPVLIALAEENGVKGPHLRLFEAIGRVHPTVLGRTLPLNGAGVCGAALADLGLPIALLRGYALLARAAGLLGQLAEEQRSPIGMDVYLSVDRNAVHVQPPND, from the coding sequence GTGCAACGACCGGACCCCGACCGCCCGCCCCGGTACCCGACCTCGCTGGGCACCTCGGACACCAGCACCATCACGCTGCTCGGCCACGACCTGGCCGCCGATCTGATGGGCCAGGTCGGCTTCGGTGAGCTGGCCTTCTGGATGTCCGCCCAACGCCGCCCCACGCCCGCCGAGGTCCGCGTCTTCGAGGCCGTCCTGGTGGCCCTGGCCGACCACGGCTTCACCCCGACCGCGATCGCGGCCCGGCTGACCTATCTGTCCGCACCCGACTCCCTTCAAGGGGCGCTCGCCGCCGGACTGCTGGGCGGAGGCTCCCGCTTCCTCGGTGTGACCGAGGACTGCGGCCGCTTCCTGCACGAGGCGATCACCACCCACGCGGAGCGACTGCCCCACTCCTCCGACGACTCCGCTGATCCCGGCGGCTCCGGTGAATCCGGCGGTTCCGACGAGCGAGCCTGGGACGAGGTGGCACTGGAACTGGTCGAGGCCGCCAGGAAGGAACGGCGGCTGATCCCCGGCCTCGGCCATCCCGTCCACAAGGTCCAGGACCCCCGCACGCCGGTCCTGATCGCCCTCGCCGAGGAGAACGGCGTCAAGGGCCCGCACCTGCGCCTCTTCGAGGCCATCGGCCGGGTCCACCCCACGGTCCTCGGCCGTACACTGCCGCTCAACGGCGCCGGGGTGTGCGGCGCGGCCCTGGCCGACCTCGGGCTGCCCATCGCCCTGCTGCGCGGCTACGCACTGCTGGCGCGTGCGGCCGGACTCCTCGGCCAGCTCGCCGAGGAACAGCGCTCGCCCATCGGCATGGACGTCTACCTCTCCGTGGACCGCAACGCCGTCCACGTCCAGCCCCCCAACGACTGA
- a CDS encoding CaiB/BaiF CoA transferase family protein translates to MADDDTDNPGTSPVGPLHGLLVADFSRVLAGPYATMLLADMGAEVVKVESPQGDDTRTWLPPVRDEVSTYYLAVNRNKRSLALDLKNDDDAALARELAARADIVIENFKPGGLTRFGLDYAGVRAENPGVVYASISGFGTGAGASLPGYDLMVQAISGLMSLTGDPEGQPYRAGISVFDVMTGLHAVIGILAALRHRAQTGRGQHVEVNLLSTALSGLVNHSSAYVAGGTVPYRMGNAHPSLFPYEPLPVSDGELIVIAGNDGQFARLCKVLGLPGLPDDPRFTRNQDRTANREQLRPLLVEALAGRTRQELFRELLAAGVPCAPINTIDEGVAFADELGLAPVVTVGDGDTAVPTVRHPITFSATPAHYRLPPPGLDEHGAELRAWLAEPRD, encoded by the coding sequence ATGGCTGACGACGACACGGACAACCCCGGGACCAGCCCGGTGGGCCCCTTGCACGGACTGCTGGTGGCCGACTTCTCCCGCGTACTCGCGGGCCCGTACGCGACCATGCTGCTCGCCGACATGGGTGCCGAGGTGGTCAAGGTGGAGAGCCCTCAGGGTGACGACACCCGCACCTGGCTCCCGCCCGTGCGGGACGAGGTCTCGACGTACTACCTGGCGGTCAACCGCAACAAGCGCTCCCTGGCACTCGACCTCAAGAACGACGACGACGCGGCACTGGCGCGGGAACTCGCCGCGCGCGCCGACATCGTCATCGAGAACTTCAAGCCCGGCGGGCTCACCCGCTTCGGACTCGACTACGCCGGTGTCCGGGCCGAGAACCCCGGCGTCGTCTACGCGTCCATCAGCGGCTTCGGTACCGGTGCGGGTGCGTCGCTGCCCGGCTACGACCTGATGGTGCAGGCCATCTCGGGCCTGATGAGCCTGACCGGGGACCCGGAGGGTCAGCCGTACCGGGCCGGCATCTCCGTGTTCGACGTGATGACCGGACTGCACGCCGTGATCGGCATCCTGGCCGCCCTGCGCCATCGCGCGCAGACCGGCCGGGGCCAGCACGTGGAGGTCAACCTCCTGTCGACCGCGCTCTCCGGGCTGGTCAACCACTCGAGCGCCTATGTGGCCGGTGGCACGGTGCCGTATCGGATGGGCAACGCCCACCCGAGCCTGTTCCCGTACGAGCCGCTGCCCGTCTCCGACGGCGAACTCATCGTCATCGCCGGGAACGACGGCCAGTTCGCGCGGCTGTGCAAGGTGCTCGGCCTGCCCGGCCTCCCGGACGATCCGCGGTTCACCCGCAACCAGGACCGCACCGCCAACCGCGAGCAACTGCGGCCCTTGCTGGTCGAAGCCCTGGCCGGACGCACCCGGCAGGAGCTGTTCCGCGAGCTGCTCGCCGCCGGCGTGCCCTGCGCACCCATCAACACCATCGACGAAGGCGTCGCGTTCGCCGACGAGCTCGGCCTGGCACCGGTCGTCACCGTCGGCGACGGCGACACCGCGGTACCGACGGTCCGTCACCCCATCACGTTCTCGGCCACACCGGCCCACTACCGACTGCCTCCGCCCGGACTCGACGAGCACGGCGCCGAACTGCGCGCCTGGCTCGCGGAACCGCGCGACTGA
- a CDS encoding amidohydrolase family protein, which yields MTAAETGGTGGAPAVGTPVVLRNATVLTMDDRKTVHKEADVLVVGERIEAVGPSLAVPEGTATIDATGGIVMPGMIDTHRHMWQTAMRGYGADWTLTQYFVWYYLEHGKHFRPEDIHAGNLLAALEALDAGVTTTVDWSHGLQTPEHADAAVDALEETAGRFVFAYGNIHNGPWEWSAAPEFRAFVDRRFHGDDMLGFQMAFDVTGDPAFPERAAFEVARELGAKVTTHAGVWGATDDDGIRLMHEHGFMTPGTVYVHSATLAADSYHRIAATGGSVSVSTESEQSCGQGYPPTWRLRSYGVPVSLSMDTSVWWSADMFSAMRATLGADRAREHLEAHAEARTVTHSSLRAEQVVEWATRGGAGALGLDDRVGSLEAGKKADLVLIKNDHSPVMFPVLNPYGHVAFQAQRGDVHTVIVNGRVVKYEHRLVGSGLAKARRAVEATVDHLRGRLGAEAWERGMNPDVPETKILDNPYGYTEYRNAATHRG from the coding sequence ATGACAGCAGCCGAAACCGGCGGGACCGGCGGCGCCCCCGCGGTGGGCACACCCGTGGTGCTCCGCAACGCGACCGTCCTGACCATGGACGACCGGAAGACCGTGCACAAGGAGGCCGACGTCCTGGTCGTCGGCGAGCGCATCGAGGCGGTCGGACCTTCCCTCGCCGTACCCGAGGGAACCGCCACGATCGACGCCACCGGCGGCATCGTCATGCCCGGCATGATCGACACACATCGGCACATGTGGCAGACCGCGATGCGCGGCTACGGCGCGGACTGGACCCTGACCCAGTACTTCGTCTGGTACTACCTGGAGCACGGCAAGCACTTCCGCCCCGAGGACATCCACGCCGGCAACCTGCTGGCCGCGCTGGAGGCTCTCGACGCAGGTGTCACCACGACGGTCGACTGGTCGCACGGCCTGCAGACCCCGGAGCACGCCGACGCCGCCGTCGACGCCCTGGAGGAGACCGCGGGCCGTTTCGTGTTCGCCTACGGCAACATCCACAACGGGCCCTGGGAGTGGTCGGCCGCACCGGAGTTCCGCGCGTTCGTCGACCGCCGCTTCCACGGCGACGACATGCTGGGCTTCCAGATGGCCTTCGACGTGACCGGCGATCCCGCCTTCCCGGAGCGGGCCGCCTTCGAGGTCGCACGCGAACTGGGTGCCAAGGTCACGACGCACGCGGGCGTGTGGGGAGCCACCGACGACGACGGCATCCGCCTCATGCACGAGCACGGCTTCATGACACCGGGCACCGTCTATGTGCACTCGGCCACGCTCGCCGCCGACTCCTACCACCGCATCGCGGCCACCGGAGGATCGGTCTCCGTGTCGACCGAGAGCGAGCAGAGCTGCGGGCAGGGCTACCCGCCCACGTGGCGGCTCCGCTCCTACGGCGTCCCCGTCTCGCTGTCGATGGACACCAGCGTGTGGTGGAGCGCCGACATGTTCTCCGCGATGCGCGCCACGCTCGGCGCCGACCGGGCCCGCGAGCACCTCGAAGCCCACGCCGAGGCCCGCACCGTCACCCACTCCAGTCTCCGTGCCGAGCAGGTGGTGGAGTGGGCGACCCGCGGCGGGGCCGGAGCCCTCGGGCTGGACGACAGGGTGGGCAGCCTGGAGGCCGGCAAGAAGGCGGACCTCGTCCTGATCAAGAACGACCACTCACCCGTCATGTTCCCCGTCCTCAATCCCTACGGCCATGTCGCGTTCCAGGCCCAGCGCGGGGACGTGCACACCGTGATCGTCAACGGACGGGTCGTCAAGTACGAGCACCGGCTGGTCGGTTCCGGCCTGGCCAAGGCCCGCCGGGCGGTCGAGGCGACGGTGGATCACCTGCGTGGACGGCTCGGGGCCGAGGCCTGGGAGCGCGGCATGAATCCGGACGTCCCCGAGACGAAGATCCTCGACAACCCCTACGGGTACACGGAGTACCGCAACGCGGCCACCCACCGCGGCTGA
- a CDS encoding MFS transporter, producing MAQTTPERTDASSPSTGHPTRAAVAIGFAVLCVSYMLNAMDRQVFYPLLPEIREDFGFSLDQGGLLATGFTIGLALAGLPTGYLVDRLSRKSVLLISVLIYSLGTLAIPLATGFVDMSAYRLVSGVGEGMQATALYAVIGAFFFHRRAVAAGVVGVAFGAGVFLGPLVGTRIASAADDWRGPFYVFGAAGLVVCLLIAVTVNRVMTESVTGTASTAAKFDHVPASPYNRNTLGLGIACAVAGLVFYGFLGLYPTYLREELGFTAGQAALAVSCSGFGAMMALPAGWLGDRFNQRNLLGLAFVATSATAWLTYQYATSPGAQYVLAFLMGTFASGFLFTNCTTAMQRAVRPEHVGRGAGLFMLTYYVAAAFSGLLFARLVAELGWDGAGLWQLTVLPVLGLIGLTLVDPSRMLVPRSRTDAT from the coding sequence GTGGCACAGACAACCCCCGAAAGAACAGACGCCTCTTCCCCCTCGACGGGGCACCCGACACGCGCCGCGGTCGCCATCGGCTTCGCCGTGCTGTGCGTGTCGTACATGCTCAACGCGATGGACCGGCAGGTCTTCTACCCGCTGCTGCCGGAGATCCGCGAGGACTTCGGGTTCTCCCTCGACCAGGGCGGGCTGCTGGCCACCGGCTTCACGATCGGACTCGCGCTGGCCGGACTGCCGACCGGATATCTGGTCGACCGGCTGTCGCGCAAGAGCGTGCTCCTCATCAGCGTCCTGATCTACTCCCTCGGCACCCTGGCGATCCCGCTGGCCACGGGATTCGTCGACATGAGTGCCTACCGGCTCGTCTCCGGCGTCGGAGAGGGCATGCAGGCCACCGCCCTGTACGCGGTCATCGGGGCGTTCTTCTTCCACCGCCGGGCCGTCGCCGCCGGTGTCGTCGGTGTCGCGTTCGGCGCCGGTGTGTTCCTCGGCCCTCTCGTCGGCACACGTATCGCCTCCGCGGCCGACGACTGGCGGGGGCCGTTCTATGTGTTCGGTGCGGCCGGTCTGGTGGTGTGCCTGCTCATCGCCGTGACGGTCAACAGGGTCATGACCGAGTCGGTCACGGGCACCGCGTCGACGGCGGCGAAGTTCGATCACGTGCCGGCGAGCCCGTACAACCGCAACACCCTGGGCCTCGGCATCGCATGCGCCGTCGCCGGGCTGGTGTTCTACGGCTTCCTCGGCCTGTATCCGACGTACCTGCGGGAAGAACTCGGTTTCACCGCGGGGCAGGCGGCACTCGCCGTGTCCTGCTCGGGATTCGGCGCGATGATGGCGCTGCCGGCGGGCTGGCTGGGCGACCGCTTCAACCAGCGCAATCTGCTCGGTCTCGCCTTCGTCGCCACCTCGGCCACCGCCTGGCTGACGTACCAGTACGCCACCTCGCCCGGCGCCCAGTACGTGCTCGCCTTCCTCATGGGCACCTTCGCGAGCGGCTTCCTGTTCACCAACTGCACCACGGCCATGCAGCGTGCGGTGCGTCCCGAGCACGTCGGACGGGGAGCCGGGCTGTTCATGCTGACCTACTACGTGGCGGCGGCGTTCTCGGGTCTCCTGTTCGCCCGGCTGGTGGCGGAGCTCGGCTGGGACGGCGCCGGTCTGTGGCAGCTGACCGTGCTTCCCGTGCTCGGCCTCATCGGCCTGACTCTCGTCGACCCCTCCCGGATGCTGGTACCACGCTCCCGAACCGACGCGACCTAG
- a CDS encoding IclR family transcriptional regulator domain-containing protein gives MPREGTGPDFIESLARGLEVIAAFQPRQPVMSLAEVANATGLARPTVRRILLTLAELGYVRQHAGGFALTPRILDLGVAYIQSMGLWDVARPHLERLVERTEQSCSIAQLDGSDVVYVARVAVPKIVTLAVQIGTRFPALPTSLGKVLLAALQPDEVARVLSEPSRSGLVPVWQPDREEWEAELREVRARGWAMTDEQLAKGIRSVAAPLRDGSGRVIASVNVNAHAAETPVEVLLDEYLPLLLQTAGEISVDFARLESAPHVQRPLAPTGSG, from the coding sequence ATGCCGCGCGAAGGTACCGGGCCCGATTTCATCGAGTCCCTGGCGCGAGGGCTGGAAGTGATCGCCGCCTTCCAGCCGCGGCAGCCGGTGATGTCGCTGGCCGAGGTCGCGAACGCCACGGGACTGGCCCGGCCCACCGTGCGCCGGATCCTGCTGACGCTGGCCGAGCTCGGATACGTACGGCAGCACGCCGGCGGTTTCGCGCTCACTCCCCGGATCCTCGATCTGGGCGTCGCCTACATCCAGTCGATGGGGTTGTGGGACGTGGCCCGGCCGCATCTGGAGCGGCTGGTGGAACGCACCGAGCAGTCCTGCTCCATCGCGCAGCTGGACGGCTCGGACGTGGTCTATGTCGCCCGCGTGGCCGTCCCGAAGATCGTCACTCTCGCGGTGCAGATCGGCACCAGGTTTCCCGCGCTGCCGACGTCGCTGGGCAAGGTCCTGCTGGCCGCGCTGCAACCCGACGAGGTCGCCCGGGTCCTGTCCGAGCCGAGCAGGTCGGGCCTGGTTCCGGTGTGGCAGCCGGATCGCGAGGAATGGGAGGCGGAGCTGCGCGAGGTCCGTGCGCGCGGCTGGGCGATGACCGACGAGCAGTTGGCGAAGGGCATCCGGTCGGTGGCGGCGCCCCTGCGCGACGGCTCGGGGCGGGTCATCGCCAGTGTCAACGTCAACGCGCATGCCGCCGAGACCCCGGTGGAGGTGCTGCTCGACGAGTACCTGCCGCTGCTTCTCCAGACCGCCGGGGAGATCAGTGTGGATTTCGCCCGTCTGGAGTCGGCACCCCACGTGCAGCGGCCGTTGGCGCCGACGGGCTCCGGCTGA